From Rutidosis leptorrhynchoides isolate AG116_Rl617_1_P2 chromosome 3, CSIRO_AGI_Rlap_v1, whole genome shotgun sequence, a single genomic window includes:
- the LOC139902238 gene encoding uncharacterized protein, producing the protein MKALLKDLPTLTAPIVGETLILYLAVSKEAVSYVLVVERGDAQMPIYFVSNALSGSEYFQAHPITVLTDQPIRQLLYKPEISGRLTKWAIELGKQEIAYCARSAIKGQVMADYLAETVADMPVICDPEQLLMPSPELWELYTDGVAEKTPASSEDAGAGQILTGPHREEHIYALRFNFKVTNNEAEYEALLAGMRIARELGVKKLQAYVDSQLVANQINGTFDANDKSMQSYLALVHSLADTFVDFRISQIPRSQNKQADVLNKLAALSFNHLEKKILVEQVFKKSTELETTVASVEEEEATWMTNIIEFLQTGSLPEGEKEAMKIRVKAPNYELRGESLYRQSYLGASQRCVGPKEAAMIIDEIHKGSCGLHSGLKTVTERIKRLGYYWSQMYADTVERIRVFQECQLHAPVSRAPQHTMIPITSSWMFCK; encoded by the exons ATGAAAGCGCTCCTCAAAGATCTCCCTACGTTAACAGCGCCTATCGTGGGTGAGACCCTGATACTTTACCTTGCGGTGTCTAAGGAAGCTGTTAGTTACGTCCTTGTTGTCGAGCGAGGAGACGCCCAAATGCCAATATATTTCGTCAGTAACGCATTATCAGGAAGCGA GTACTTCCAAGCGCATCCAATTACGGTACTCACTGACCAACCCATTCGACAACTACTCTACAAGCCAGAGATATCGGGGAGACTGACCAAATGGGCGATAGAGCTGGGCAAGCAAGAAATCGCGTACTGCGCCAGAAGCGCTATTAAGGGACAGGTGATGGCTGACTATCTGGCTGAAACAGTCGCTGATATGCCAGTAATCTGCGACCCTGAACAACTCCTCATGCCTTCTCCCGAACTATGGGAGCTCTATACCGATGGCGTAGctgaaaagaccc cagCAAGCTCTGAGGACGCTGGTGCAGGTCAAATTCTCACAGGTCCACATCGGGAAGAGCATATATACGCACTGCGGTTCAACTTCAAGgtgacaaacaatgaggcagaataTGAGGCACTACTGGCTGGAATGCGCATAGCCCGAGAGTTAGGAGTAAAAAAGCTACAAGCTTATGTGGATTCACAATTAGTCGCTAATCAGATAAATGGCACGTTCGATGCCAATGACAAATCCATGCAATCATACCTAGCTCTGGTCCACTCACTAGCTGATACATTCGTTGACTTCAGAATCAGTCAAATCCCTAGGAGTCAGAACAAACAGGCAGATGTACTCAATAAGCTGGCAGCTCTCTCCTTCAACCATTTAGAAAAGAAAATATTAGTGGAGCAAGTTTTCAAGAAATCCACCGAGCTGGAGACAACGGTTGCATCCGTCGAAGAGGAAGAGGCGACTTGGATGACAAACATCATAGAATTCCTGCAGACTGGGTCTTTACCTGAAGGAGAGAAGGAAGCCATGAAGATTAGGGTGAAAGCGCCAAATTACGAACTACGAGGGGAATCTCTATATCGACAATCTTATCTAGGCGCATCCCAACGCTGCGTTGGACCCAAAGAGGCCGCTATGATTATTGATGAGATTCACAAAGGATCTTGCGGGTTACATTCTGGGTTGAAGACAGTCACCGAGAGGATTAAACGGCTAGGGTACTATTGGTCCCAAATGTATGCTGATACGGTAGAGAGGATAAGAGTTTTCCAAGAATGCCAATTACACGCACCTGTTAGCAGGGCGCCACAACACACTATGATACCCATCACGTCATCATGGATGTTCTGCAAATGA